Proteins encoded within one genomic window of Pectobacterium araliae:
- a CDS encoding tetratricopeptide repeat protein: MTSLSIPSLLLWATLGCALYTTPAFSGKFDNKTFTEVQTLANQNDAEAQNALGDRYYDGEDVKQDYQQAVSWYQKAAAQNNPDAQYSLGYMFDKGKSVQQDYAQAVIWYTKAAEQGDAWAQNNLAYLYETGKGVPQDYAQARVWYTKAAEQNHSHAQTNLGDLYYDGNSVPQDYAQAKIWYIKAAEQNYARAQANLGYLYQHGKGVPQDYTQAAIWYTKAAEQENATAQNNLGDLYYNGNGVPQDYAQARVWYIKAAEQNYARAQTNLGYLYENGKGVPQDYSQALAWYTKAAAQENADAQTNLGYLYETGKGVQQNYAQAIAWYRKASEQGQFHAQYNLGVAYDKGKGVKKDPVQAVIWYTKSAEQGYAWAQFNLGVVYYNGQGVKKDNTQAIAWYTKAAEQNLPNAQYNLGLMYYEGEGIPQDNTLAHIWFSIALANGKSEAYQKVMALTLKMKPEELLKSHNKLTEFREKFSIPDPVIP; encoded by the coding sequence ATGACCTCATTATCAATACCCTCATTACTATTATGGGCGACACTGGGATGCGCCTTATACACCACCCCCGCTTTTTCCGGTAAATTCGACAACAAAACTTTCACTGAAGTGCAGACATTAGCCAATCAAAACGATGCTGAAGCACAGAACGCTCTGGGTGACAGGTATTATGATGGCGAAGATGTAAAACAGGATTATCAGCAGGCAGTCAGTTGGTATCAGAAAGCAGCCGCACAGAACAATCCTGATGCCCAATACAGCCTTGGCTATATGTTTGATAAGGGAAAAAGCGTTCAGCAGGATTATGCTCAAGCCGTCATCTGGTACACCAAAGCGGCCGAACAGGGCGATGCCTGGGCACAAAACAATTTGGCTTACTTGTATGAAACTGGAAAAGGTGTTCCACAAGATTATGCGCAAGCAAGGGTCTGGTACACCAAGGCCGCCGAACAAAACCATTCCCACGCGCAAACAAATTTGGGCGATCTGTACTACGACGGAAACAGTGTGCCGCAAGATTACGCGCAAGCAAAAATTTGGTATATCAAGGCCGCCGAGCAAAATTATGCCCGAGCTCAAGCTAATCTGGGCTATTTATATCAACACGGGAAAGGCGTTCCACAAGATTACACTCAAGCTGCGATCTGGTACACCAAGGCTGCCGAGCAGGAAAACGCCACGGCACAAAATAATCTGGGCGATCTGTATTACAACGGAAACGGTGTTCCACAGGATTATGCTCAAGCAAGAGTCTGGTACATCAAGGCCGCCGAACAAAATTATGCCCGAGCTCAGACTAATCTGGGCTATTTATATGAAAACGGGAAAGGCGTTCCACAAGATTATTCTCAAGCCCTAGCCTGGTATACCAAAGCGGCAGCACAAGAAAACGCCGATGCACAAACCAATCTTGGCTATTTGTATGAAACAGGGAAAGGCGTTCAGCAAAATTATGCTCAAGCCATCGCGTGGTATCGAAAGGCCTCTGAACAAGGACAATTCCATGCACAATACAATCTGGGGGTCGCTTATGATAAGGGAAAAGGGGTCAAGAAAGATCCCGTCCAGGCCGTAATCTGGTACACCAAATCCGCCGAACAGGGTTATGCCTGGGCACAATTCAATCTCGGTGTAGTTTATTACAATGGACAAGGTGTTAAGAAGGATAATACTCAAGCTATAGCCTGGTATACCAAAGCGGCGGAACAAAACTTACCGAATGCGCAATATAATCTTGGCCTTATGTATTATGAGGGAGAAGGAATTCCTCAAGATAATACGTTAGCCCATATCTGGTTTTCGATTGCGCTGGCAAACGGGAAAAGTGAGGCATACCAAAAGGTCATGGCACTCACACTAAAAATGAAGCCCGAAGAATTACTGAAGTCACATAATAAACTCACCGAGTTTAGAGAAAAATTCTCAATACCTGACCCCGTTATTCCCTAA
- a CDS encoding YebW family protein has translation MFALVIFVCYLGHGCDDLVVGAYNTEAQCLQAMDEQRLRRAGCFPIEAYIDGFWVPAQEYADF, from the coding sequence ATGTTTGCGTTAGTGATATTTGTTTGTTATCTCGGGCATGGCTGTGACGATTTGGTCGTCGGTGCCTACAACACCGAAGCGCAGTGTCTACAAGCGATGGACGAACAGCGTCTGCGTCGCGCGGGATGCTTCCCCATTGAAGCGTATATTGATGGCTTCTGGGTTCCTGCCCAAGAGTACGCTGATTTCTAA
- the rsmF gene encoding 16S rRNA (cytosine(1407)-C(5))-methyltransferase RsmF, whose translation MAKFTPANLPTEFLDTMRDVMPSSLSMEDFIAACQRPLRRSIRVNTLKISVDAFLQLVQPYGWQLEPIPWCQEGFWLLNAEEENTRLGNTLEHLSGLFYIQEASSMLPVSALFHRNDALGTILDVAAAPGSKTTQIAARLNNEGAIVANEYSASRVKVLHANISRCGVSNTAITHFDGRVFGAALPEYFDAILLDAPCSGEGVVRKDPAAMSHWSQESILDIATTQRDLILSAFHALKPGGVMIYSTCTLNRQENQQVCHWLRAQFPDACEFEPLDGLFIDAERATTEEGFLHVFPQIYDSEGFFVARLRKTASVPPLPRPGYKVGKFPFSPVAPKDCTLLTQAARKQGIHWDETLLQLWQRDSEIWLFPTALTSAFGNIKFSRIGIKLAERFPKGFRWQHEAIVALADPNADNAYALNDRIACEWFQGKDAYPEPLPTADEVILTYQNTPVGLAKRISSRIKNSLPRDLVRDGASSAQPPANE comes from the coding sequence GTGGCAAAATTTACCCCAGCCAATCTGCCTACTGAATTTCTCGACACTATGCGGGATGTTATGCCTTCATCACTTTCGATGGAGGATTTCATTGCCGCCTGCCAACGCCCACTGCGCCGAAGCATCCGCGTCAATACGCTAAAAATCAGCGTTGATGCCTTTCTACAGCTCGTGCAACCTTATGGCTGGCAGCTTGAACCGATTCCCTGGTGCCAGGAAGGTTTCTGGCTACTGAACGCGGAAGAGGAAAATACGCGGTTAGGCAATACATTGGAGCACCTGAGCGGGCTATTCTACATTCAGGAAGCCAGCTCAATGCTGCCCGTCAGTGCTCTGTTTCATCGTAATGATGCGTTGGGAACTATTTTGGATGTGGCTGCTGCGCCAGGTTCCAAAACGACGCAGATCGCAGCCCGACTGAATAACGAAGGTGCCATCGTTGCCAACGAATACTCAGCCAGCCGGGTAAAAGTGCTGCATGCCAACATCAGCCGCTGCGGCGTCAGCAATACCGCGATTACGCACTTCGATGGGCGCGTTTTCGGCGCAGCGCTGCCGGAATATTTTGATGCGATACTGCTGGATGCCCCGTGTTCAGGGGAAGGCGTGGTGCGTAAAGATCCGGCGGCGATGAGCCACTGGTCGCAAGAGAGTATTCTCGACATTGCCACTACACAGCGCGATCTGATTCTGAGTGCATTTCATGCCTTGAAGCCCGGCGGGGTGATGATTTATTCCACCTGTACGCTGAACAGACAGGAAAATCAGCAGGTCTGTCATTGGTTACGAGCGCAATTCCCTGATGCCTGCGAGTTTGAGCCGTTAGACGGTCTCTTCATCGATGCAGAACGCGCCACAACGGAAGAAGGTTTTTTGCACGTCTTCCCACAGATTTATGACAGTGAAGGCTTCTTTGTTGCCCGCTTACGTAAAACCGCTAGCGTGCCACCGCTGCCGCGACCGGGTTATAAAGTCGGTAAATTCCCGTTCTCTCCCGTCGCGCCCAAAGATTGCACGTTGCTCACCCAGGCTGCACGTAAGCAGGGTATTCACTGGGATGAGACATTGCTCCAACTGTGGCAGCGTGATAGCGAGATTTGGCTCTTCCCTACGGCGCTGACTTCCGCTTTTGGCAATATTAAATTCTCGCGGATTGGTATTAAACTCGCTGAACGTTTCCCTAAAGGTTTCCGCTGGCAACATGAAGCGATTGTCGCGCTGGCCGATCCGAACGCAGACAATGCCTACGCACTGAACGATCGTATCGCCTGTGAATGGTTTCAGGGTAAAGACGCTTACCCAGAGCCGCTCCCTACAGCAGATGAAGTGATTTTAACCTACCAAAACACGCCCGTTGGTCTGGCAAAACGCATCAGCAGCCGGATAAAAAACAGCCTGCCGCGCGATTTAGTTCGGGATGGCGCCTCTTCCGCACAGCCCCCTGCTAACGAATAA
- a CDS encoding PqiB family protein has protein sequence MQDNTSGTPTEATVKNKRRLSPFWLLPLIALMIAGWLIYTNQQERGATVTIDFVSADGIVAGRTPVRYQGVEVGTVQNVKLSEDLRTIQVETSIKSDMKEALRSGTQFWLVTPKASLAGVSGLDALVGGNYIGMMPGPGEAQEHFSALDTQPKYRVNTGELLIHLHADDLGSLNTGSLVYYRKIPVGKVYDYTVSQDRRGVMIDVLVERRFTHLVKKNSRFWNVSGFNADISVSGAKIEMENLAALVNGAIAFDSPEESEDANAEQSYRLYPDLAQSQRGVKITLDLPSGDSLSEGHTPLMYQGLEVGTLNKVTLNPDDSKVSGELIIDPSVVSLMREGTRIELSKPQLSLSDLNVSRLLSGPTLTLLPGEGEPRQHFEVLDRGQQQLSQPGALSIQLTATQSYGIDSGQPILLHGVQIGQVVKRTLDDQGVSFILVIEPRYRQLLHRDSKFIVNSRVNVKMGLDGIQVLGASAQEWVSGGIQVLPGSKGDVQARYPLFSDLEKAEEGIRGATPSPTLTLVTDSLPDIQDGSIVLYRKFQVGEIMRVRPKADIFEVEVYIRPEHRKLLTENSVFWAEGGARVQLNTSGLTVQASPLNRALKGAISFDNLEGAPEIKGGKRVLYNNETAARAVGSRIILRTYDASKLAPGMPIRYLGIDIGQLDSLKLSEQRNEVLVQAVLYPEYVRNFARSGARFSVVTPEISAAGVNHLETLFQPYINVEPGNGSVTRNFELQQATISDSRYQDGLNISVDAPEAGALQVGTPVLFRGIEVGTVTGLSLGTLSDRIAVSLRISKRYQHLVRDNSVFWQASGYNLEFGLVGGVIKSGTFQQFIRGGIAFATPPSTPLAPKAQEGKHFLLRNEEPKEWRQWGTAIPNPPSN, from the coding sequence ATGCAAGATAATACGTCTGGGACACCAACCGAAGCGACCGTGAAAAACAAGCGTCGCCTATCGCCATTTTGGCTGCTGCCGCTGATTGCACTAATGATTGCTGGTTGGCTGATTTACACCAATCAGCAGGAGCGCGGGGCGACAGTCACCATTGATTTCGTCTCAGCTGACGGCATTGTCGCCGGGCGCACCCCCGTGCGCTATCAGGGCGTCGAAGTCGGCACCGTGCAAAATGTTAAGCTGAGCGAAGACCTGCGCACCATACAGGTTGAAACCAGTATCAAAAGCGATATGAAGGAAGCGTTGCGCAGCGGCACGCAATTTTGGCTGGTCACACCCAAAGCCTCTCTCGCCGGGGTTTCAGGGCTAGATGCGCTGGTGGGCGGTAATTACATCGGCATGATGCCCGGTCCCGGTGAGGCACAGGAACACTTTTCCGCGCTGGATACGCAGCCCAAATACCGCGTGAATACCGGAGAATTGCTGATTCATCTCCACGCCGACGATCTCGGATCATTGAATACAGGTTCGCTGGTTTACTACCGTAAAATTCCGGTGGGGAAAGTCTACGATTACACCGTTTCTCAGGATCGTCGCGGTGTGATGATTGACGTGCTGGTCGAACGCCGTTTCACCCATTTGGTAAAAAAGAATAGCCGTTTCTGGAATGTGTCCGGCTTTAATGCTGACATCAGCGTCAGCGGTGCAAAAATTGAGATGGAGAATCTGGCAGCGCTGGTCAATGGTGCAATTGCCTTCGACTCGCCAGAAGAGAGCGAGGATGCGAACGCCGAGCAATCCTATCGTCTCTATCCCGATCTGGCTCAAAGTCAGCGTGGGGTGAAAATTACGCTGGATTTACCTTCCGGTGACAGCTTATCCGAAGGCCATACTCCGCTGATGTATCAAGGATTAGAAGTGGGTACGCTGAATAAAGTCACGTTGAATCCAGACGACAGCAAAGTCAGCGGAGAATTGATCATCGATCCTTCCGTGGTATCGCTGATGCGAGAAGGCACGCGTATTGAACTCAGCAAACCCCAGCTTTCGCTCAGCGATCTGAATGTGTCACGTCTGCTAAGTGGCCCAACGCTGACGTTACTCCCCGGCGAAGGCGAACCGCGCCAGCATTTTGAGGTGCTGGATCGAGGGCAACAACAACTCTCACAGCCCGGAGCGCTTTCTATTCAGCTCACTGCGACACAAAGCTATGGCATTGATAGCGGTCAGCCCATACTGCTGCACGGCGTACAAATCGGCCAGGTCGTGAAACGTACCTTAGACGACCAAGGGGTCAGCTTCATTTTGGTGATCGAACCGCGCTATCGTCAGCTACTACACCGCGACAGCAAATTCATCGTTAACAGCCGAGTGAACGTGAAGATGGGGCTGGATGGGATTCAAGTGCTGGGTGCCAGTGCACAAGAATGGGTCAGCGGCGGCATTCAGGTTTTACCGGGCAGCAAAGGTGACGTTCAGGCACGTTACCCGCTGTTCAGCGATCTCGAAAAAGCCGAAGAAGGTATTCGCGGTGCCACTCCCTCACCGACCCTCACCTTGGTCACCGACAGTTTACCGGATATTCAGGACGGCTCTATCGTGCTGTATCGTAAATTCCAGGTAGGCGAAATCATGCGGGTGCGACCCAAGGCGGATATCTTTGAAGTCGAGGTTTATATCCGTCCAGAACACCGCAAGCTGTTGACAGAAAACAGCGTATTTTGGGCTGAAGGTGGCGCCCGCGTGCAGTTGAACACCTCAGGTTTAACGGTGCAGGCCTCACCATTGAATCGCGCACTTAAAGGGGCGATCAGCTTCGATAATCTGGAAGGCGCACCGGAAATTAAAGGCGGTAAGCGTGTACTGTACAATAACGAAACCGCCGCGCGCGCCGTGGGTAGCCGTATCATCCTGCGTACCTACGACGCCAGCAAACTCGCACCGGGTATGCCGATTCGTTATTTGGGCATCGATATCGGCCAGTTGGATTCGCTGAAGTTGTCCGAACAGCGTAATGAAGTGCTGGTGCAGGCGGTGCTCTACCCTGAATACGTGCGTAATTTCGCTCGTTCCGGGGCACGTTTTTCCGTCGTCACACCAGAAATTTCCGCCGCCGGTGTGAATCATCTGGAAACGCTATTCCAGCCTTATATTAACGTCGAACCGGGTAACGGTAGCGTGACGCGTAATTTTGAGCTGCAACAAGCGACTATCTCTGATTCCCGTTATCAGGACGGTCTGAATATCAGCGTTGATGCGCCAGAAGCGGGGGCGCTACAGGTTGGCACACCGGTTCTGTTCCGAGGCATCGAGGTGGGAACGGTGACAGGGCTGTCGTTAGGCACGCTTTCCGATCGTATCGCCGTGTCGCTGCGCATTAGCAAACGCTATCAGCATCTGGTACGCGACAATTCCGTCTTCTGGCAAGCTTCTGGCTACAATCTGGAATTCGGACTGGTTGGCGGCGTCATTAAGAGCGGCACCTTCCAGCAGTTTATTCGCGGTGGTATCGCCTTCGCCACGCCCCCTAGCACACCACTCGCCCCTAAGGCACAGGAAGGAAAGCACTTCTTGCTGAGGAACGAAGAACCTAAAGAGTGGCGGCAATGGGGTACGGCAATCCCAAATCCCCCGAGTAATTAG
- the yebS gene encoding membrane integrity lipid transport subunit YebS translates to MKIYNITRPAPFSSARPPLTGGAKSTASAVERYHRCPECDAVFTLPQLKRNQTANCPRCDAKVSSGRDWAISRLAAMAVAMLVLMPFAFTEPLISIRLLGVTINASLFEGIWQITRQGHPLTASMVAFCTVGAPLTLVFSLLYLFFAPRIGMNLRPILLMLQRLKEWMMLDIYLVGMAVAAIKVREFADVQAGIGLVAFLALMILNLLTLIHLNTDQLWQRFYPRLRPLISPDRYRICLSCHFTSSPDNRGRCPRCHIPLRLRQRQSLQKSWAALIASIILLLPANLLPISIIYVNGARTEDTIFSGILSLASGNIPIAMVVFIASILVPLTKVIVLFGLLVSIHVQSEGNIMMRMKLLRIIRWIGRWSMLDLFVIALTMSLVNRDQLLAFTMGPAAFYFGAAVILTILAVEWLDSRLMWDNTDVE, encoded by the coding sequence ATGAAAATATATAATATAACCCGCCCTGCGCCATTTTCTTCTGCCCGCCCACCGCTAACCGGTGGCGCAAAAAGCACCGCGTCCGCCGTAGAGCGCTATCATCGCTGCCCGGAATGCGATGCAGTTTTTACGCTGCCACAGTTGAAGCGGAACCAGACAGCAAACTGCCCACGCTGTGATGCAAAAGTCAGTTCAGGCAGAGACTGGGCCATTTCCCGGCTTGCTGCAATGGCCGTCGCGATGCTGGTACTCATGCCGTTTGCCTTCACCGAACCGTTGATCAGCATTCGCCTGCTGGGTGTCACCATCAATGCCAGCCTGTTTGAAGGCATTTGGCAAATCACCCGGCAAGGACACCCGCTCACAGCAAGTATGGTCGCCTTTTGTACCGTTGGTGCACCGCTAACGTTAGTTTTTTCGCTGTTATACCTGTTTTTTGCCCCTCGCATCGGTATGAACCTGCGCCCCATTCTGCTGATGTTACAACGGCTAAAAGAGTGGATGATGTTGGATATCTATCTGGTTGGTATGGCGGTCGCCGCGATCAAAGTCCGTGAATTCGCGGATGTTCAGGCGGGTATCGGGCTGGTTGCCTTTCTGGCGCTGATGATCTTAAACCTGTTGACGCTGATCCACTTAAATACCGACCAACTCTGGCAGCGCTTTTATCCACGCCTGAGGCCGCTAATTTCCCCAGATCGCTACCGAATCTGCCTTTCCTGCCATTTCACCAGCTCGCCCGACAACCGGGGACGGTGTCCCCGTTGCCATATTCCGCTTCGTTTGCGCCAGCGTCAGAGCTTGCAGAAATCCTGGGCGGCGCTGATTGCCTCTATAATTTTACTGTTACCCGCTAACCTGCTGCCCATATCGATTATTTATGTCAACGGCGCACGCACAGAGGATACGATCTTTTCCGGTATTCTTTCGCTTGCATCAGGCAATATTCCGATCGCCATGGTGGTTTTCATCGCCAGTATTCTGGTGCCGTTGACTAAGGTTATTGTACTGTTCGGCCTGCTGGTTAGCATTCATGTCCAGTCGGAAGGCAATATAATGATGCGTATGAAGCTGCTACGCATTATCCGTTGGATCGGCCGCTGGTCCATGCTCGACTTATTTGTGATTGCCCTGACGATGTCGCTCGTCAACCGTGATCAACTCCTCGCTTTCACCATGGGGCCTGCTGCTTTTTACTTTGGCGCGGCGGTGATTCTCACTATCCTTGCCGTTGAATGGCTGGATAGCCGACTGATGTGGGACAACACTGATGTGGAATAA
- a CDS encoding GAF domain-containing protein: MNKQAFYQDLIRDLSSLIADENRFITILSNSSALLFERLDGVNWAGFYLLDNDTLFLGPFQGKVACVRIPVGKGVCGAAIAENRIQRVDDVHAFPGHIACDAASNAEIVLPLVVNGQRIGVLDIDSTLYQRFDAEDEEGLKAVVSVLCAQLEASDVTTFINSLSLIQG; this comes from the coding sequence ATGAATAAACAAGCATTTTATCAGGATCTCATTCGCGATCTGTCATCGCTTATTGCGGATGAAAACCGTTTTATTACGATTTTGTCAAACAGTAGTGCGCTGCTGTTTGAGCGTTTGGATGGGGTTAACTGGGCAGGGTTTTACCTGTTGGATAACGACACGCTTTTCCTGGGACCGTTTCAGGGTAAGGTTGCCTGTGTACGTATTCCGGTTGGCAAAGGTGTGTGCGGTGCGGCGATAGCTGAAAATCGCATTCAGCGCGTGGATGATGTTCATGCGTTTCCCGGTCATATTGCCTGTGATGCCGCGAGTAATGCTGAAATCGTGCTACCGCTTGTCGTTAATGGGCAACGGATTGGCGTTCTGGATATTGACAGTACCCTTTATCAACGTTTTGACGCGGAGGATGAAGAAGGGCTGAAGGCTGTGGTGAGCGTACTTTGTGCTCAACTGGAAGCGAGTGATGTGACAACATTCATCAATTCTCTCTCGTTGATACAAGGTTAA
- the proQ gene encoding RNA chaperone ProQ has product MENQPKLNSSKEVIAFLAERFPLCFTTEGETRPLKIGIFQDLVERVPESDNVSKTQLRSALRLYTSSWRYLYGVKLGAQRVDLDGNPCGELEQQHVDHARTQLEEAKARVQAQRAEQQAKKREAAGETADAVRTPRPAQRRAPRRDASNDASRNGASRNNPSQNSASRKPRQSSSGQSQSSSQQSANAQPRQAKPASNERQRVAVTDVSKLQIGQEIKVRAGKDAMDATVLEIAKGEVRVQLASGLAMIVRAEHLQF; this is encoded by the coding sequence ATGGAAAATCAACCTAAGTTGAACAGTAGTAAAGAAGTCATTGCCTTTTTGGCAGAGCGGTTCCCGCTTTGTTTCACCACAGAAGGTGAAACTCGTCCGTTAAAAATCGGTATTTTTCAAGATCTTGTTGAGCGAGTACCGGAATCCGATAACGTCAGTAAGACGCAATTACGCTCTGCGCTGCGTCTTTATACTTCAAGCTGGCGGTATCTGTACGGTGTAAAATTGGGTGCTCAACGTGTCGATCTGGACGGTAACCCGTGTGGCGAGTTGGAACAGCAGCATGTTGATCATGCCCGCACACAGTTGGAAGAAGCGAAAGCGCGAGTTCAAGCTCAGCGTGCTGAGCAGCAGGCGAAAAAACGCGAAGCAGCCGGAGAGACGGCAGATGCAGTGCGTACTCCTCGTCCTGCTCAGAGACGTGCGCCGCGTCGTGATGCTTCAAACGACGCATCCCGAAACGGTGCATCTCGAAACAATCCATCTCAAAACAGCGCATCGCGTAAACCACGCCAGTCTTCTTCCGGCCAATCTCAGTCCTCTTCTCAGCAATCAGCGAATGCTCAACCGCGTCAGGCAAAACCTGCCAGCAATGAGCGTCAGCGGGTTGCGGTTACGGATGTTTCCAAACTGCAAATCGGTCAGGAAATCAAAGTCAGAGCCGGCAAAGACGCCATGGATGCCACCGTGCTTGAAATTGCCAAAGGCGAAGTCAGAGTACAATTGGCTTCTGGACTGGCAATGATTGTACGCGCAGAACACTTGCAGTTCTGA
- the prc gene encoding carboxy terminal-processing peptidase produces the protein MNNLVKITAIAGLLLAGSSFANENITRVEQIPQLHQEPQHATVSDRVASRFLRSHYRQFMLDASFSEKIFNRYLNMLDYSHNVLLASDVAQFSGQKNQLGDALKSGQLDVPYALYNLAQKRRFERFQYALSLLDKPVDLTGNETFELDRSKAPWPQNAGELNRLWDAKVKYDWLSLKLTGKDDKDIKETLTKRYQFAIRRLAQSNSEDVFQLVMNAFAREIDPHTSYLSPRNTEQFNTEMSLSLEGIGAVLQMDDDYTMINSMVPGGPAAKSKNITVGDRVVGVGQSGKPMVDVIGWRLDDVVALIKGPKGSKVRLEILPTGKGTKTRIVTLTRERIRLEDRAVKMSVKTVGKDKVGVLDIPGFYVGLTDDVKVQLQKLEKQNVSSIVIDLRTNGGGALTEAVGLSGLFIPSGPVVQVRDNNGKVREDSDTDGIVYYKGPLVVLVDRFSASASEIFAAAMQDYGRALIVGEPTFGKGTVQQYRSLNRIYDQMLRPDWPALGSVQYTIQKFYRIDGGSTQMKGVTPEVMMPTGTETVDTGEKFEDNALPWDSIKAANYIKSGDLKALISRLHEHHQERIAKDPEFQFVAQDIARYNAMKDKRNFVSLNLAQREKENDDDEALRLNRINDRLAREGKKPLKSLEDLPKDYQAPDPYLDETVKIANDLAQEQKE, from the coding sequence ATGAACAACTTAGTCAAAATAACCGCCATTGCAGGCTTACTGCTGGCGGGCTCTAGTTTTGCAAATGAAAATATTACGCGTGTTGAGCAGATCCCTCAGCTCCATCAGGAGCCTCAACATGCCACCGTTAGCGACAGGGTGGCCTCACGTTTCCTGCGTTCGCATTATCGCCAGTTTATGCTGGATGCATCGTTCTCTGAGAAAATTTTTAACCGCTACCTCAACATGCTGGACTACAGCCACAATGTGTTGTTGGCCTCGGATGTAGCGCAGTTTTCCGGGCAAAAGAACCAATTAGGCGACGCGTTGAAATCCGGCCAACTGGATGTTCCGTATGCGTTGTACAATCTGGCGCAGAAACGTCGGTTTGAACGTTTCCAATATGCTCTGTCGCTGCTGGATAAACCGGTCGATCTGACGGGGAATGAGACGTTTGAGCTCGATCGCAGCAAAGCGCCTTGGCCACAAAACGCGGGGGAACTTAACCGTCTGTGGGATGCCAAGGTAAAATATGACTGGCTCAGCCTGAAACTGACCGGTAAAGATGATAAAGACATCAAAGAGACGCTGACCAAGCGTTACCAGTTTGCGATTCGCCGTTTGGCGCAGAGCAACAGCGAAGATGTTTTCCAACTCGTCATGAACGCCTTTGCGCGTGAAATTGACCCGCACACCAGCTACCTGTCACCGCGTAACACTGAGCAATTCAATACCGAAATGAGCCTATCGCTCGAAGGGATTGGCGCCGTGTTGCAGATGGATGATGACTACACCATGATTAATTCGATGGTGCCCGGGGGGCCGGCCGCGAAGAGTAAAAACATTACCGTCGGTGACCGTGTGGTCGGTGTAGGCCAAAGCGGTAAACCGATGGTGGATGTTATCGGCTGGCGTCTGGACGATGTGGTCGCGCTGATCAAAGGGCCGAAAGGCAGTAAGGTGCGTCTGGAAATCTTGCCTACTGGCAAGGGGACGAAAACCCGCATTGTCACGCTAACGCGTGAACGTATCCGTCTCGAAGATCGTGCGGTTAAAATGTCCGTCAAAACGGTCGGCAAAGATAAAGTCGGCGTGCTGGATATCCCCGGTTTCTATGTCGGTCTGACGGATGACGTCAAAGTTCAGCTCCAAAAACTGGAAAAACAGAACGTCAGCAGTATTGTGATTGACCTGCGGACTAACGGCGGCGGAGCGTTGACGGAAGCGGTAGGGCTTTCTGGTCTGTTTATTCCAAGCGGCCCTGTGGTTCAAGTGCGTGATAATAATGGTAAGGTGCGTGAAGACAGCGACACTGACGGCATTGTTTATTACAAAGGTCCACTGGTGGTGCTGGTCGATCGCTTCAGTGCTTCTGCTTCCGAGATCTTCGCCGCAGCGATGCAGGATTACGGTCGTGCGCTGATCGTGGGTGAACCGACGTTTGGTAAAGGCACCGTACAGCAGTATCGCTCGCTGAATCGGATTTACGATCAGATGTTGCGCCCTGACTGGCCTGCGCTGGGTTCCGTACAATACACGATCCAGAAGTTCTATCGCATTGACGGTGGCAGTACGCAGATGAAAGGCGTGACGCCTGAAGTGATGATGCCAACGGGCACCGAGACGGTAGATACCGGCGAGAAGTTTGAAGATAACGCGTTACCGTGGGACAGCATCAAAGCAGCCAACTACATAAAGAGCGGCGATTTGAAGGCGCTGATTAGCAGACTGCATGAGCACCATCAGGAGCGCATCGCCAAAGATCCTGAGTTCCAATTTGTTGCGCAGGATATTGCCCGCTACAACGCGATGAAGGATAAACGCAATTTCGTATCGCTCAATCTTGCCCAGCGTGAGAAAGAGAATGACGATGATGAAGCGTTGCGTCTGAACCGGATTAACGATCGACTGGCGCGAGAGGGTAAGAAACCCCTCAAATCGCTGGAAGATTTGCCGAAAGATTATCAGGCGCCCGATCCTTATCTCGATGAAACGGTAAAAATCGCTAACGATTTGGCGCAAGAACAGAAAGAGTAA